From Bacillus rossius redtenbacheri isolate Brsri chromosome 16, Brsri_v3, whole genome shotgun sequence, a single genomic window includes:
- the LOC134539800 gene encoding glucose dehydrogenase [FAD, quinone]-like — protein MRRLALLLLLVRHSASQALQTGDALATILRDGVAQANNEPRDEVEIYREYDFIVVGAGSAGCVVANRLTEVPDWTVLLIEAGREENYVMDIPILANYLQFSEANWKYKTEPSDTACLGHTNRRCNWPRGKVMGGSSVLNYMIYTRGNWRDYDNWRSMGNDGWGFDDVLPYFLKSEDNNIEGMEVDEEYHSKGGYLSVSNIPYRTALVDGFIQAGLETGSRVVDYNGKTQVGISYLQVNMKNGSRWSGSRAFLHPIRDRKNLHVKKQSHVTRILIDPRTKAAYGVEFVNKRRTFRVMAKREVIVSAGAVNSPQLLMLSGIGPREHLRSLKIPVIKDLKVGYNLMDHIALGGLVFICNSSSLRTYDLIANPNNYIQYFSNQSGPFTVPGGCEAISFFDLKNPNDTDGYPDMEIFFQGGSIVSDPTLRRNFGIDDTLFDEVYKEIENEDTWMVLPMILRPKSKGRIMLRDINPYHKPLIYANYYTVKDDLDTMVAGIKKAVQLGETAAMRKLGSRIHDKKLPACRGFEFGSDEYWGCAARQLTFTIYHYSGSCKMGPAGDPTAVVDPRLRVHGIKYLRVIDASVMPSIPSCHTNAPTYMVAEKGSDLIKENWGRLRDTYVYGKT, from the coding sequence ATGAGGCGACTGgcgctgctgctcctgctggtgCGACACTCGGCCTCCCAGGCGCTGCAGACAGGCGATGCCCTGGCGACCATCCTCCGAGATGGCGTCGCTCAGGCCAACAACGAGCCCCGGGACGAGGTGGAGATATACAGAGAGTACGACTTCATCGTGGTGGGCGCCGGCAGCGCGGGCTGCGTGGTCGCCAACAGACTCACCGAGGTCCCGGACTGGACCGTGCTGCTCATAGAGGCGGGGCGCGAGGAAAACTACGTCATGGACATCCCCATCCTCGCCAACTACCTGCAGTTCTCCGAGGCCAACTGGAAGTACAAGACGGAGCCCTCGGACACCGCGTGTCTGGGCCACACCAACCGGCGGTGCAACTGGCCACGTGGAAAGGTCATGGGCGGTTCCAGTGTTCTCAACTACATGATCTACACTCGAGGCAACTGGCGCGACTACGACAACTGGCGCAGCATGGGCAACGACGGTTGGGGCTTCGACGACGTCCTGCCCTACTTCCTCAAGTCCGAGGACAACAACATCGAGGGGATGGAAGTGGACGAGGAGTATCACTCCAAAGGAGGCTACTTATCCGTTAGTAACATTCCTTATCGTACAGCCCTAGTTGATGGGTTCATCCAAGCTGGCCTGGAGACAGGATCTAGAGTCGTGGACTACAACGGCAAGACCCAAGTTGGTATCTCTTATCTGCAGGTCAACATGAAGAACGGGTCGCGCTGGAGTGGGTCCCGCGCTTTTCTTCACCCAATACGTGACAGGAAGAATTTACATGTGAAGAAACAGTCACATGTGACTAGAATCCTCATTGACCCCAGAACAAAAGCTGCTTATGGAGTGGAGTTTGTGAACAAGCGTAGAACGTTCAGAGTGATGGCTAAGAGAGAGGTGATTGTATCTGCAGGTGCCGTTAACTCCCCTCAGCTTCTCATGCTGTCTGGCATAGGTCCACGGGAGCATTTGAGAAGTCTCAAAATACCTGTTATAAAAGATCTGAAAGTAGGCTACAATCTCATGGATCACATAGCTCTTGGTGGTCTAGTTTTCATTTGCAATTCTTCGTCCTTACGAACATATGATTTAATAGCCAATCCAAATAACTACATTCAATATTTTTCCAATCAAAGTGGCCCTTTTACTGTACCAGGTGGTTGCGAAGCCATATCATTCTTTGACCTTAAAAATCCCAATGACACCGATGGATATCCTGACATGGAAATATTTTTCCAGGGTGGTTCTATAGTTTCCGATCCCACGCTGAGaagaaattttggaattgacGATACATTATTTGACGAAGTTTACAAAGAGATTGAAAATGAAGACACGTGGATGGTTCTACCGATGATTTTACGGCCAAAAAGCAAGGGCAGAATTATGCTCAGGGATATAAATCCTTACCATAAACCATTGATATACGCTAACTATTACACAGTGAAAGATGATTTGGATACGATGGTAGCCGGCATCAAGAAAGCGGTGCAACTAGGCGAAACTGCGGCCATGCGAAAACTGGGCTCCAGAATCCACGATAAGAAGCTTCCAGCTTGTCGAGGATTCGAGTTCGGGTCGGACGAGTACTGGGGCTGCGCGGCGCGCCAGCTGACCTTCACCATCTACCACTATTCGGGCTCCTGCAAGATGGGGCCCGCCGGCGACCCCACGGCCGTCGTGGACCCCCGCCTGCGAGTGCACGGCATAAAGTACCTGCGAGTCATCGACGCATCCGTGATGCCCAGCATTCCCAGCTGCCACACCAACGCCCCCACCTACATGGTGGCGGAGAAGGGCTCGGATCTCATCAAGGAGAACTGGGGAAGACTACGAGACACCTATGTCTATGGAAAAACTTGA